The following coding sequences are from one Nicotiana tomentosiformis chromosome 3, ASM39032v3, whole genome shotgun sequence window:
- the LOC104111530 gene encoding uncharacterized protein: protein MSHTKLNQVPLMVALCFLLVSTLSFSFVNGTSLVDGVVSEPIYGSKRFLAESNGTGNSSLVLAAERTHRRDPLEDRSYYTGGWNISNSHYWASVSYTGAPLFIIALFWFVACAICLLLVCVCCCCCRRGRYGYSRTAYALSLIFLTAFTIAAIVGAAVLYTGQGKFHDGTKHTLDYVVQQAGETVDSLRNVSNILAVAKHTGVNQIFLPQDVQNNIDRVDTKISSAAETLETETEKNKKDIMMILDLVRRVLIIVAAVMLGLAALGFLFSILGLQVLVYILVIVGWILVAVTFILCGAFLVLHNATGDTCVAMNDWAKNPTAHTSLDDIIPCVDTATAQETLSQSKEVTYQLVGVANRIITNVSNIDPPSGVGYNQSGPLVPNLCNPFNSDKTDRKCASGEVELSNATQVWRNYVCQVSASNVCSTVGRLTPDMYNQMTAVVNVSNGLYHSGPFLSELLDCTFLRDTVSVIHDEHCPDLTRYSKWVYIGLALVSAAVMLSLICWVLYARERRHRKYTKLVDATSGQESYAGKSQG, encoded by the exons ATGTCACACACAAAACTGAACCAAGTTCCTCTTATGGTTGCACTTTGCTTTCTCTTAGTATCTACACTCTCGTTTTCTTTTGTTAATGGGACTTCTCTGGTTGACG GTGTAGTCAGTGAGCCAATTTATGGAAGTAAAAGGTTTCTGGCAGAAAGCAATGGTACTGGAAATTCATCTTTAGTATTGGCTGCTGAAAGAACACATAGAAGAGATCCACTTGAAGATCGGAGTTACTATACTGGTGGATGGAACATCAGTAACAGTCATTATTGGGCT TCAGTTTCTTATACTGGTGCCCCTCTTTTCATCATTGCTTTATTCTGGTTTGTGGCATGTGCCATTTGCCTGCTCCTAGTTTGTGTCTGTTGTTGTTGCTGCCGGAGAGGACGTTATGGTTACTCTCGAACTGCTTATGCACTTTCACTTATTTTTCTCACGGCATTCACCATCGCTGCAAT AGTTGGTGCTGCTGTTCTGTATACTGGACAAGGGAAATTTCATGACGGTACAAAACATACATTGGATTATGTTGTGCAACAAGCAGGAGAAACGGTTGACAGTTTAAGGAATGTGTCAAACATTCTGGCTGTTGCCAAGCACACTGGAGTTAATCAAATCTTTCTACCTCAAGATGTTCAAAACAACATTGACAGGGTTGACACCAAGATTAGCTCGGCCGCTGAAACTCTTGAAACAGAAACTGAGAAGAACAAGAAGGATATCATGATGATCTTAGACTTGGT GAGGCGAGTTCTCATCATTGTTGCCGCTGTAATGCTTGGTTTAGCTGCACTTGGTTTCT TGTTCTCTATACTTGGCCTGCAGGTTCTCGTATACAT CCTAGTCATTGTAGGCTGGATACTCGTTGCAGTCACCTTTATCTTATGTGGTGCATTTCTTGTTCTTCACAA TGCAACGGGGGACACATGTGTGGCCATGAATGATTGGGCAAAAAACCCAACAGCTCATACGTCACTTGATGATATAATCCCTTGTGTGGACACTGCTACTGCCCAAGAAACATTGTCTCAGAGCAAAGAGGTCACCTACCAATTGGTTGGAGTGGCTAACAGGATCATCACCAACGTTTCAAACATTGATCCGCCTTCAGGTGTCGGTTACAACCAATCTGGTCCATTGGTCCCTAACCTCTGTAATCCATTTAATTCGGACAAGACAGACCGGAAATGTGCAAGTGGTGAGGTGGAACTTAGCAATGCTACACAG GTTTGGAGGAATTATGTCTgccaagtttcagcaagtaatgTGTGCTCCACCGTGGGCCGTCTGACCCCTGATATGTACAACCAAATGACTGCTGTAGTTAACGTTAGCAACGGCCTGTATCATTCTGGGCCTTTCCTTAGCGAATTACTTGACTGCACTTTCCTTCGAGACACTGTCAGTGTCATTCATGATGAACATTGTCCTGATTTGACACGATATAGTAAGTGGGTCTACATTGGTTTAGCTCTAGTCTCAGCTGCAGTAATGCTGTCACTCATTTGTTGGGTACTATATGCAAGAGAGAGGCGTCACCGCAAGTATACCAAACTCGTTGATGCTACATCTGGTCAAGAATCTTACGCAGGGAAAAGCCAAGGGTGA